TCGACATCCACCATCGCCTCGGGCTCGTGGCTCTGTTGCAGGCGTTCTTCGGCCTGCTCCAACTTGCGGTGGTTCACGCCCTGGATGTCGAAGTGAATATCACCCACCGGGGTGGATCTGCGATCACCCTCAGCTTTGAACCAGCCTTCGATCGTCAGCGTACTCATGGCAACTCCTCATGCTGTGGAGCATTTTCGATCACTGCTGATGGGGTTGACCCTGGCGTGGTTCGGAACGTTCCACTCGGTCGCCCGGCCGCTCAGGCGCCTTGCGCCAAGGCCGCCTCCATTGCCCTGGCCTGCTCCCGCAGTGCCTGGCAGAACGGCTCCAGCACCGCCGATGCGGGCCGCAGCTCGGGCCGGATCAGCATCACCTGGTACGGCACCGACAGGCTCAGGCGGCGAATCGCCAGCCCAGCCTGCCCCGCTTCCAGCCCGCTCAACGGGTTGATGATCGCCACCCCCAGGCCCTGCCGGACCATGGCGCACACCGAGGCGGCGCTGGTGGTCTCGATGATCGTGCGGCGGTTCACGCCGGCCTCGCGGAAATGCCGGTCGAGTTGCTGGCGGTAACTGTCCAGGCTGGCCAGGTTGATAAAGTCGACCTCGTGGAAGTCCTGCAACTGGAGTACCGGCTTGGCCAGCAAGGGGTGCTGCGCGGGCAACACGCAGACCATGTCGGCACTGAACAACAGTTCGCCGACCGCGCCCCGCGGCACCTGCGCGGTCTCGGTCAGGCCGAGGTCGTGCTGCTGGGCGACCAGCGACTCCTCCAGCAACGGCGACTCCTGCGCGGTAATGCTCAGGCTGACACCGGAGTGCTGCTGGTGAAACGCCTTGCAGGCCTTGGGCAACAAGGTTTGCGAGAACAATGGCAGGCAGGTGATGGCCAGCCGGCCTTGCTCAAAGTTGCGGATGGCCTGGGCGAAGCGGTCGATGCGCTCGAGGCCGACGAAGGCACGCTCGACTTCCTCGATCAGCAGCAAGGCTTGGGCGCTGGGCACCAAGCGCCCGCCTTCGCGTTCGAACAGGTTCAGGCCGGTGACCTGCTCCATACGCGCCAGCTCGCGGCTGACCGTGGGCTGTGAGGTAAACAACAGCCGCGCGGCGCCGGTGACACTGCCAGCGGCCATGATGGCGCGGAACACTTCGATGTGGCGGATGGAGAGTTTCATGGCATGCCCGGAGGTATGGGAATAAGCGGGGAAGCGAATTTGGTCAGAATGGATATCAAATGTGAATGGCCATCAGAAAAATAGCTATTTTTCTGAATCGATCAAATACCCCACCATCGGTGCATCCAAAACAAGGAACGCCACCATGACCACCACCCTCCTGGCCGACGCCGTCCGCCAGCACGGCTCGCCGCTGTGGGCCTACGACGCCCAGACCATCCACCAGCGCATCGACCAGCTCAAGCAGCACTTCGATACCGTGCGCTTCGCGCAGAAGGCTAACCCTAACCTGCACGTGCTGCGCCTGATCCGCGAACGCGGCCTGGTGCTCGACGCGGTGTCCCTGGGCGAAATGGAACGCGCCTTCGCCGCCGGCACCTCGGTGGGCGGCGAGCCAGCCGGTGTGGTGCTGACCTGCGACGTGCTAGACCAGCCGACCCTGGCGCGGGTGGTGGAGACCGGTATCGAGGTCAACGCCGGTTCCATCGACATGCTCCGCCAGCTCGGCGAGCGCTCCCCCGGCCACCGAGTGTGGCTGCGCATCAACCCCGGCTTCGGCCATGGCCACAGCCGCAAGACCAATACCGGCGGCGAGAACAGCAAGCACGGCATCTGGCACGAACAACTGCCCGAGGCGCTGGCCTGCGTGAAACAGCACGGCCTGCACCTGGTGGGCGTACACATGCACATCGGCTCGGGGGTGGACTACCAGCACCTGGAGCAGGTGGCCAGCGCGATGGTCGGGCTGATCGGCCGCCTGGGGATGGACATCGAGGCCTTCTCCATCGGCGGCGGCCTGTCCACGCCCTACCGCGACGGCGACCAGCCGGTGGACCTGCAGCGCTACGCCCGCACCTGGGCGATGGCGCGCTCGGAGATCGAGGCGATGCTCGGCCACCCTGTACGCATGGAGATCGAGCCGGGGCGCTTCCTGGTGGCCGAGTGCGGCTACCTGGTGGCCGAGGTGCGCGCCGTCAAGCAGATGGGCGAGCGCCACTACATCCTGGTCGACGCCGGTTTCAACGACCTGATGCGCCCGGCGATGTACGGCGCCTATCACCGCATGAGCCTGTTCGACGCCGTGGGCCGGCCGGTGAGCCGCCCGCTGCAGCCGACCGTGGTGGCCGGGCCGCTGTGCGAGTCGGGTGATGTGTTCACGCAGAACGACGAGGAGCTGACCCCGCAGCACCTGCCAGAGGCCAAGGTGGGCGACCTGCTGGTGATTCACGATGCGGGGGCCTACGGGGCTTCGATGTCGTCGAACTACAACAGTCGCCCCCTGCTGCCCGAGTTTCTGATCGAACAGGGCAACCTGCGGATGATCCGCCGGCGCCAGACCGTGCAGGAGCTCTTGGCGCTGGAATTGGTCGTGTAAACCCAGCTCCACTGTGGGGTATCGCGGGCCAAGCTTGCTCCTACAGGGCCGGCGTCACCAACCGATAGCCCACACCCGCCTCGGTGACGATGAACCGCGGCGCCGTGGGATCGTCCCCCAACTTCTGGCGCAGATGCCCCACCACGATGCGCAGGTAGTGAGTATCGTCGACGTGGGTCGGCCCCCAGATATCCTTGAGCAGTTGCTGCTGGGTAATCACCCGTCCGGGGTGCCCGGCCAACTGCGCCAGCAGCGCGTACTCCTTGCGCGTCAGTGCCACCTCGACACCGTCCAGGGTCACCTTGCGAAAGGCGAAGTCCACCACCAGCGGGCCGAAGCTCGCTGCCGAGGCCACGTTACCCACCTGGGGCGCCTGGCGCAGCAACGCCCGCACCCGGGCGAGGAATTCCTGGATACCGAAGGGCTTGGTCACGTAGTCGTTGGCCCCGCCATCGAGCGCATC
This sequence is a window from Pseudomonas maumuensis. Protein-coding genes within it:
- a CDS encoding LysR family transcriptional regulator: MKLSIRHIEVFRAIMAAGSVTGAARLLFTSQPTVSRELARMEQVTGLNLFEREGGRLVPSAQALLLIEEVERAFVGLERIDRFAQAIRNFEQGRLAITCLPLFSQTLLPKACKAFHQQHSGVSLSITAQESPLLEESLVAQQHDLGLTETAQVPRGAVGELLFSADMVCVLPAQHPLLAKPVLQLQDFHEVDFINLASLDSYRQQLDRHFREAGVNRRTIIETTSAASVCAMVRQGLGVAIINPLSGLEAGQAGLAIRRLSLSVPYQVMLIRPELRPASAVLEPFCQALREQARAMEAALAQGA
- the lysA gene encoding diaminopimelate decarboxylase, with product MTTTLLADAVRQHGSPLWAYDAQTIHQRIDQLKQHFDTVRFAQKANPNLHVLRLIRERGLVLDAVSLGEMERAFAAGTSVGGEPAGVVLTCDVLDQPTLARVVETGIEVNAGSIDMLRQLGERSPGHRVWLRINPGFGHGHSRKTNTGGENSKHGIWHEQLPEALACVKQHGLHLVGVHMHIGSGVDYQHLEQVASAMVGLIGRLGMDIEAFSIGGGLSTPYRDGDQPVDLQRYARTWAMARSEIEAMLGHPVRMEIEPGRFLVAECGYLVAEVRAVKQMGERHYILVDAGFNDLMRPAMYGAYHRMSLFDAVGRPVSRPLQPTVVAGPLCESGDVFTQNDEELTPQHLPEAKVGDLLVIHDAGAYGASMSSNYNSRPLLPEFLIEQGNLRMIRRRQTVQELLALELVV
- a CDS encoding response regulator, which produces MSQAATLLVIDDEPQIRKFLRISLASQGYKVIEAGTGSDGLAQAALNKPDLVVLDLGLPDMDGQQVLRELREWSTVPVMVLSVRASEVQKVDALDGGANDYVTKPFGIQEFLARVRALLRQAPQVGNVASAASFGPLVVDFAFRKVTLDGVEVALTRKEYALLAQLAGHPGRVITQQQLLKDIWGPTHVDDTHYLRIVVGHLRQKLGDDPTAPRFIVTEAGVGYRLVTPAL